A stretch of DNA from Flavobacteriaceae bacterium MAR_2009_75:
TTTCTAATAACTTTGAGAGCCCAAGCAATTTACTGGTTTCAATTGATAGTTTAGACGCAATTAAATCTCGTATAGACAACCTTAAGCAACAAAATGAAGAATTGAGCCTGGTTCGTGAATTTTATCTTGCCAAGAAATTTTTACAGAAAGAAAAAATTTACTCAGTGCAGGTGAAATCATTTGTTGAAAATAATGTTACGCTGGCCTCAGAGGCCTTAACAAACACCTTGTTTGTTAAGACAAATCCATTTTATTCCTACTCTTTAGGTAACTTTGAGACTTTAGAAGAAGCACAAACATTCAGACAACAATTAGTTGACCTTGGTTTTCCTGATGCATTTGTAGCTTCATATAAGGATGGTAAAAGAATTCAAATAGAAGACCCTTTTTGATTTGACAAAAGTTAAGGCTTGGGTAAGTGCGGCTAGATTACGTACATTACCTTTATCTGTTTCAGGTATCATAGTGGGTACAGCACTGGCTAGATACTACGGGAAATTTGATAGTATTATTTTTATATTGGCATTGGTAACTACAGTGGCATTTCAAGTAACCTCCAACTTTGCAAATGACTATGGTGATGGGGTAAAGGGTACTGATAATGATGATAGAATTGGCCCAAAGAGAGCAATACAAAGTGGTTTGTTAAATCGTTTAGAGCTTAAACAAGGTATAATTGTAGCTATAGGGGTCGATGTTATTCTAGTATTGGCATTAATTTATGTTGCTTTTGGTATAGAAAATGGTTTTTACCCATTACTGTTTTTGTTTTTGGGTGGTTTCAGTATTTGGGCGGCAGTGAGATATACGGTTGGGCAAAAGGCGTATGGATATAGAGGCTTAGGAGATGTTTTTGTATTCATTTTTTTTGGGATATTGTCCGTTATGGGGTGTATGTTTCTTTACACAAAGTTTTTAACATGGTTGTCGGTATTACCAGCGATTGCTATCGGCTTACTTAGTACAGGTGTACTTAATCTTAATAATTTGAGGGACTATAATTCTGATAAGAAAGCAGGTAAAAATACCCTGGTAGTGAAAATGGGATTTAGCCGAGGCAAAAAGTATCATTATATCTTATTACTGTTCGCTTTAATAAGTGTCATAATATTTTGTGCCATTGCATTTGAAAATTGGACTGCTATATTACCATTGTTTGCATTTGTACCGATTGTTATACATTTGAGAAAAGTATACAAAACCACAAAACCTGAATTGTTTGACCCCGAATTGAAGAAACTTGCTTTGAGTGCATTCTTTTTAGCGGTATTACTTTACGTAACTTGTAATAATTTTTTGTAATTTTATAAATAAACCTACTAAATACTACCCAGTTTGGAACAGCCGATTAAAATTCTTATTGTAGAAGATAATGTTATAATTGCCGATGATATGCAATCGATGCTCGAAGAAATCGGGTATGAAATTGTAGACAATGTTATCGTCTATGAACAAGCCGAAGAGGTGCTAAAGACCCAACATGTAGACCTAGTACTGATAGATATAATTTTAGCTTCTGATAAAACAGGAATTGATTTGGGTAAGCATATACGGGCGAACTACGATATCCCATTTATATTCGTGACTTCAAACTCAGACCGTGCTACGGTAGAAAATGCAAAGACAGTTAAACCTAATGGGTATTTGGTGAAACCATTCGAGCAACAAGATCTTTATACTTCTATTGAAATTGCTCTTTCAAATTTTATAAGAACAGATAAATCGTCGGCACCTGCCGCACCGGTCGACGAAGATGTACCTATGTCAAATACGGTATTGAAAGATTCTATATTTGTAAAAAAGCAACACTTGTACTACAGAATTCAGTTCAGTGATATTCGATTTATCAAGGCAGATAATGTTTACTTAGAGGTGAATACGGTCGATAAGAAGTTCTTGGTCAGATCACCCTTAAAAGACTATTTAGAAAAATTACCCAAAAACAAGTTTTATAGGGCTCACAAATCTTATATCGTGAATGTTGACCATATAGACGCGATTAATTCAAAAGATATTATGATTAAAGATACCCTTATACCGATTTCAAAAGATTTTAAAGAGTTTATAATTTCAGCGATGAACTCATAAGATTTACGCTTTAGTGTTATAAAAGGGGAAGGCTATTAGCCTTCCCCTTTCTTTTTAATATCAATTTTGGGTAAGTAGACCACATCAAAATAGTGTTTCACAACAATAGTTTTCATTTCAATTCTTATCCTCCTAGTTTAGTTCCAGAATTAATCACATAGATATTATCAAGCGTAATAAATAATTTTTCATTTTCATATAGTGTTCTCGTAAAAGAGTCTTTTCCTAACGGTTAAGACTCTTTTTGTTTTATTAAACTTGACATTAGAGGCAGTAATGCCTTAAAGAACCTTCTTTACAACATAAAATGATTATTACACAACAATCTTGCTTCGATTAATACTAACAAAGTATATTTTTGATATTCAGGGTATTATTCTTATTGTTGGGGCAAATAATTACCATGTTATAGTAACTGTACGCGAAGAGTTTTTCGGTTGGTTTTCCCCCTTCTATTTGACTTAATTATCCTGTGATGAATTTGAGTTATTTTTTTGCGATAAAAGAAAATAGCGTTAACTATCAATAATGAACATCAACTTTATATTTTTGTCTAAATAACAGCTGACAGGTTTATTTGTCTAATTATTTTATTGACGGAATGAACATGTTACCCTTAGGTATTAGTTACCATCTTCAATATGAAAAAACATAGCAAAAAAATTCTTTCGGTACTCACAGTATTACTGTTTACCATTTTTTGCTCGGCACAGGAGGAGAATACCAGTGATGAAAGTTTGTTTTATCAGTTTCAGGAATTTAAAACGACTGATGAAAAGATGGCTTTCTTCTTCAATACAGCCGATCTCTACCGCGAAAATTCTACTTACGACTGGTTAGAATTAATTACGATAAATCTCAACGCTGCTATAAAAAATGGCGACGATGCCGATATCAAGAGGTTTCAACTGATGCAGGCTAGAATATTTTATGATTTAGGTGATTATGATAAGAGTCTTGCCATTTCCAAAGAACTATACGAAGAGATCGAGGATCTTGATATCTATTTGGTTTCTAAGCTTCTTGATTTAATGGATGACAACTATGGTCAGCTGACCATGTATCCAGAGCAAATTGACATTCGTGAGAAAAAGCGAGAAGTGGGCATTATGGAGAGTGTTGCATTTTATGATATATATTCAAATTTAGGTATGTATCGAAAGGCAATGAACGATTATATTGCCAATGTTAAAAACACAATCGAGGAAAATGATTTTTATGGTCAAGCAGAATATTATAATAACTTGGGTAATTACCTACGCTTAGATGGATCTACCCCCACTGCTCTAAGCTACTATAAAAAAGCCAAAGGTTTTGCCGATGTGTTCATTGATAATGTGACCAGAAAGAAGACGGAACAGGTAATGAAAGAGGCCCTTCTTTTAAAGGGCATAATTGAAGGTAATATTGGCAAGTGTCATGTAGACCTTAAACAATACGAACAAGCAATTCCGCATCTCGAATTGGCCATAAACCGTATTAAAGAAAATAGTACCCGGCATTACTCTTCTGAGCTTACCGAAAATAGCTTGGCCATATCAGAGTGCTATTTGCTACTTAAAGATTATGCAAAAGCAACCGACTATCTAAGTGATAACCTTCAGACGAATACTACTGAAAATCTATTGAAAAAGAATAGATTGCTTTCTTTGTATTATGAATTGACGCAAGATTTTAAAATTTCCAATACTTATTTAAGACGAGAAATTAGAATTCGTGATTCTATAAGCGAACATGAATCGCAGTTACGTCAGCAGCAGTTGTCAACAGTGATGATGAAAAACTTGAAGTATTCTCAAGATATGCTGGCAGAGCAGAAAATGGCTTTGGAGAAGCAGAAGAATGAGAATTTGGCCAAAGATAAACGAAACAGTTTGGTGCTTATCTCTTTACTTTTTACACTTTTAGGCTTTGCAGGTTTGGTTTATGCGTATTTGAAAAGTATCAAAAACCAAAGACTCATTGCAGAGCAAAAATATATTATTGAAAATTCGCTCGTCGAGAAAGATTCACTTCTTAAAGAAATACACCATAGAGTGAAAAATAACCTGCAAATGGTGTCGAGCTTGTTGAGTCTTCAAACAAAGAATACACGAAGTAAAGCCGCGATTGAGGCGCTAGAGGAAGGAAAGAGCAGGGTAAAGGCCATGGCACTCATCCATCAGAAATTATATCAGAACGAAGATCTTTCAGTTATTGAAATGCAGAGTTATATCGAAAGCCTGATCAATAGTGTTCAATCGGTGTACAAGAAGGGTGGGCACAATATCAATATAACCGTAGATGCAGAAAATGTAGAACTTGATATTGATAGAGCGATACCGTTTGGCTTAATGCTTAATGAATTGGTATCGAATTCGTTCAAGTACGCTTTTCCGCATGGTGATGAAAACGGAAAAATTTATATTCATATTAGAAAGTCGGGTGAACAAGAAGGATATTTTGAATATTCAGATAATGGGGTAGGCCTACCGGAAGATACTGAAGAAAGGGCTAATACGTCTATGGGCATACGATTAATGAACCGTTTGGCAAATCAGCTACAAACAACTTTGAATATTGATAGAAACGCCGATGACGGCGTTCGATATTGGTTTAATTTTAAGTAAGAAATCATTTCTTGACGAATTGAATCAGGTTCAAGTTACCTTACTTCGCAGTACGATTTTATGAAGTAGTTTCGGAAAGAAACGTTTTATATATACCGCTAAGGCTTCCTTTCCACCAAAGTAAACTTCGAATTTCTCTTTTTCTATAGCTTTTATCATTTTTTGGGCCAGTACGTTTACGGGCATTCCGTTCTGAGTGGCGCTATCTTCTTCTTTTTGGGCTGAACCGTCGCCCGTAAGAGCATTTTTGGCAATGTTGGTCTGAATAAACCCTGGGCACACCAAGGTAACCTTTATGGAGTCTTGGTCATGCTCCATACGCAACACGTCGAAAAAACCATGCAATGCATGTTTAGCACCGCAATACCCGGATCGCAGTGGTGAGCCGAATTTGCCCATAAGACTGGTAACACATACAAAGTGACCTGATTGTCTCGCCGTAAAATGTGGTAAGAGAGCTTTTGTTAACGCTATAGTACCCAAGTAATTGATTTTCATCAGTTCTTGATAGACCTCCAAATCTGTTTCTATAATAAGGGAACGCTGACTAATACCGGCGTTATTGATTAAAATATCAATGCTACCCAAGGCTTTCAAAGCCTCTTTCGTCTTTATATCCATTATAGAAAAATCGGCAAGGTCAAGAGGAAGAATATAAATGTCGTTTGGGTTCATGCAATTGCTTTTCACCACTTCTAGGGCATCAATATTTCGTGCTGAAATTATAAGTTTACACCGTCGTTTATTCAACTCATAAGTTAATGCCTCCCCGATGCCGGAAGAGGCTCCGGTAATCCATATACGTTTTTCTGCAATACTTGCCATTGAGATGGTTTATGGCTAAAATATAGCTAAATTTGTTTCCATTCTATGGATGCCAAGTACAAAAAGTATACATTAAACTTTAAACGCCCCAGTGGCACGTCTCGTGGGGTTTTGACCCAAAAGGAAACTTGGTTTCTCATACTCCACCATAAAGGAAATTATGGAATAGGTGAGTGCGGACTTTTGAAAGGTTTGAGTATAGATGATATTCCTGATTATGAACAGAAGCTAGATTGGGTATGCAACCATATCGATTTGGGTGAAAAGGCTCTACTAGCGCAATTGAAAGAGTACCCGAGTATTCAATTTGGTCTCGAACAGGCTTTTTTATCTCTTCGTTCTGAAAATCCGTTTGAACTCTTTGAGTCTGAGTTTACCAAAAATCAAAGTCCCATACCCATAAATGGCTTGGTTTGGATGGGTGATGAGATTTTTATGCATGAACAGATTTCACAAAAGCTTGATGAAGGGTTTCAATGTATAAAAATGAAGATAGGAGCCATCGATTTTGAGTCTGAAATCACTTTGTTGGAGTCCATCCGTAAGAAATTTTCAAAAACAGAAATAGAGTTGAGGGTCGATGCCAATGGTGCATTTAATACAGAAACGGCACTTGATAAGCTGAAAGTATTGGCCAGATATGACTTACATTCTATAGAACAACCTATAAGACAGGGTAACATTTTAGAAATGAAGAACCTGTGTGAAGTAACACCGGTGCCCATTGCTCTAGATGAAGAATTAATTGGGGTTTTTGATGTAACGAACAAACGAGAACTGTTACAAACCATAAAACCGCAGTATATAATTTTAAAGCCAAGTTTGGTTGGCGGTTACGTAGGTAGTAAAGAATGGATCGACTTGGCCGAAAGCATGAATATCGGTTGGTGGATTACCAGTGCATTAGAAAGCAATATCGGACTGAACGCAATTGCACAATGGACATTTACCTTAAATAGTGATATGCCTCAAGGTCTTGGTACGGGTGCACTTTTCACCAATAATTTAAAAAGCCCATTATCTGTTTCAAATGGAAAACTCTTATATAGTAATAACAAAAACTGGAAAATTAACTTAATTGAAGAACTATGTATATAGAACAGGGGTATAAGGGTGAAATAGGTTTGTGGAAGTATTGCGTAGTGCCCATGGGTTTTATAGCCTTAATGGTCTTCAATTACATTTCAACTTTAATGTCGACCGTACCGGTAGAAGAAGTAATGCAAAACCTCATAGCGCAATTGGGGTCTAATGTTGTTTTGATAATCTTACTTGCACCCTTGGCGGTAAGTTTATTTCTAGTTCTAGGGTGGACGAAATTGATTCACCGACAATCGATAACATCGTTGACCACAAGTAGACCAAAAATCGATTGGAAACGAGTTTTATTCGCTTTTCTTATTTGGGGCTCTATAACTGCGGCCATGACAATGTATTGGGTCGTTGTATCACCTGAAAATTTTGTCCTTAATTTTGAACTTGTACCTTTTTTATGGTTAGCAATAATAGCCATACTTTTAATACCGTTACAGACCAGTTTTGAAGAGTATTTGTTCAGGGGCCATATGATGCAGGGTATCGGCATCATGGCCAAGAACCGTTGGGTGCCCTTGGTAATTACTTCGGTACTCTTCGGCCTTATGCACTTGGGCAATCCTGAGGTGGGCAAGTTGGGTTATGGTATTATGGTTTACTATATCGGCACTGGTTTTTTCTTAGGAATTTTGACGCTTATGGATGAGGGCTTAGAACTTGCCTTAGGTTTTCATGCAGCCAATAATATGGTCACAGCGCTTTTGGTTACTGCAGATTGGACAGCCTTTCAAACAAATTCGATTTACAGAGACATTTCTGAACCAAGTTTAGGGTGGGACGCTGCCATTCCTGTTTTTGTTATTTTCCCCATCGTTTTGTTCATGTTTTCACGAAAATATGGATGGGAAAATTGGAAGGAGAAACTTACCGGAAAAGTAATGTCTAAACAAGAATTCTCAGCGATACAAGCAAATGACGTACCCACACAAGACCTTGCATAATCGATTTCGACTTCAAGGAAGCAACTATAATTTAGAGGAGTTAAAAGAAATAGCTTATTCTTTGGTTAAGGAAGGAGATGTTCATGAAATAGCTATCGGTGATTTTTTGCTCGATTGGCTGAACGATAAATTGACGCTAACTGTTCAAACCTCTGGATCTACAGGAGCACCAAAGACGATTGTTTTAGAGAAGGAGAAAATGGTGAATTCGGCAAAGGCCACAGGTGAGTTTTTTAATCTTAAAGAAGGAGATACCGCGTTACTATGTTTATCGGCCGATTATATTGCC
This window harbors:
- a CDS encoding sporulation related protein, producing MPFIEESDLLELHKDIDKAQIINERLLDQIKFKNKEIKKSKVQRNVLAGITGLFLIGTLIVFSFTAGRSVSNNFESPSNLLVSIDSLDAIKSRIDNLKQQNEELSLVREFYLAKKFLQKEKIYSVQVKSFVENNVTLASEALTNTLFVKTNPFYSYSLGNFETLEEAQTFRQQLVDLGFPDAFVASYKDGKRIQIEDPF
- a CDS encoding 1,4-dihydroxy-2-naphthoate prenyltransferase, with product MTKVKAWVSAARLRTLPLSVSGIIVGTALARYYGKFDSIIFILALVTTVAFQVTSNFANDYGDGVKGTDNDDRIGPKRAIQSGLLNRLELKQGIIVAIGVDVILVLALIYVAFGIENGFYPLLFLFLGGFSIWAAVRYTVGQKAYGYRGLGDVFVFIFFGILSVMGCMFLYTKFLTWLSVLPAIAIGLLSTGVLNLNNLRDYNSDKKAGKNTLVVKMGFSRGKKYHYILLLFALISVIIFCAIAFENWTAILPLFAFVPIVIHLRKVYKTTKPELFDPELKKLALSAFFLAVLLYVTCNNFL
- a CDS encoding LytTR family two component transcriptional regulator; its protein translation is MEQPIKILIVEDNVIIADDMQSMLEEIGYEIVDNVIVYEQAEEVLKTQHVDLVLIDIILASDKTGIDLGKHIRANYDIPFIFVTSNSDRATVENAKTVKPNGYLVKPFEQQDLYTSIEIALSNFIRTDKSSAPAAPVDEDVPMSNTVLKDSIFVKKQHLYYRIQFSDIRFIKADNVYLEVNTVDKKFLVRSPLKDYLEKLPKNKFYRAHKSYIVNVDHIDAINSKDIMIKDTLIPISKDFKEFIISAMNS
- a CDS encoding two-component sensor histidine kinase, which gives rise to MKKHSKKILSVLTVLLFTIFCSAQEENTSDESLFYQFQEFKTTDEKMAFFFNTADLYRENSTYDWLELITINLNAAIKNGDDADIKRFQLMQARIFYDLGDYDKSLAISKELYEEIEDLDIYLVSKLLDLMDDNYGQLTMYPEQIDIREKKREVGIMESVAFYDIYSNLGMYRKAMNDYIANVKNTIEENDFYGQAEYYNNLGNYLRLDGSTPTALSYYKKAKGFADVFIDNVTRKKTEQVMKEALLLKGIIEGNIGKCHVDLKQYEQAIPHLELAINRIKENSTRHYSSELTENSLAISECYLLLKDYAKATDYLSDNLQTNTTENLLKKNRLLSLYYELTQDFKISNTYLRREIRIRDSISEHESQLRQQQLSTVMMKNLKYSQDMLAEQKMALEKQKNENLAKDKRNSLVLISLLFTLLGFAGLVYAYLKSIKNQRLIAEQKYIIENSLVEKDSLLKEIHHRVKNNLQMVSSLLSLQTKNTRSKAAIEALEEGKSRVKAMALIHQKLYQNEDLSVIEMQSYIESLINSVQSVYKKGGHNINITVDAENVELDIDRAIPFGLMLNELVSNSFKYAFPHGDENGKIYIHIRKSGEQEGYFEYSDNGVGLPEDTEERANTSMGIRLMNRLANQLQTTLNIDRNADDGVRYWFNFK
- a CDS encoding short-subunit dehydrogenase, with amino-acid sequence MASIAEKRIWITGASSGIGEALTYELNKRRCKLIISARNIDALEVVKSNCMNPNDIYILPLDLADFSIMDIKTKEALKALGSIDILINNAGISQRSLIIETDLEVYQELMKINYLGTIALTKALLPHFTARQSGHFVCVTSLMGKFGSPLRSGYCGAKHALHGFFDVLRMEHDQDSIKVTLVCPGFIQTNIAKNALTGDGSAQKEEDSATQNGMPVNVLAQKMIKAIEKEKFEVYFGGKEALAVYIKRFFPKLLHKIVLRSKVT
- a CDS encoding o-succinylbenzoate synthase codes for the protein MDAKYKKYTLNFKRPSGTSRGVLTQKETWFLILHHKGNYGIGECGLLKGLSIDDIPDYEQKLDWVCNHIDLGEKALLAQLKEYPSIQFGLEQAFLSLRSENPFELFESEFTKNQSPIPINGLVWMGDEIFMHEQISQKLDEGFQCIKMKIGAIDFESEITLLESIRKKFSKTEIELRVDANGAFNTETALDKLKVLARYDLHSIEQPIRQGNILEMKNLCEVTPVPIALDEELIGVFDVTNKRELLQTIKPQYIILKPSLVGGYVGSKEWIDLAESMNIGWWITSALESNIGLNAIAQWTFTLNSDMPQGLGTGALFTNNLKSPLSVSNGKLLYSNNKNWKINLIEELCI